AGGGGTGGAAGAGCGCGGTTCTGCTGCTTGCGGGGGTAGCGGGGGCTTATGTAGTGAATACGCTCGCGAAGTCCGGCTTTGACCGGGCAAGACCGGCAATGGCCTGGGGAATTGAAGCTGATGGTTCCAGCTTTCCGAGCGGCAACGCCATGCTGGCTATTGTTATGTATAGTCTGGCCGCAGCCTGGGTCATAGCGGATAGCGGTATAACCCGTACGGTCAAATGGATTACGGCTATGATCGCCATTCTATTGATCATACTAATGGGAGCATCGCGTTTATATTTCAGCGTGCATTATGCTACGGACATTATTGGCGGTTACGCAGCCGGATTTGTAATCGTATGCTTGGTGATGGCGCTTGCAAGGGGGAAGAGGCTTAGTAGCCGCTAGTCAAAGTGGACAGCGGCTAATTAAGACTCCCGGATAGCGTCCAACATTTTGTCGATGGACTCCTTGCGTTTGTCTACGTCCATGTTATTGAGCAGGCGGATGATCTCAGCCGCATCTGCTGCAACTTGGGGTTCTGTGCTGCGCGTGTCACCATCGATAATAAAATCCGTAGTGACTTCAAAAAAGGACGCTAGTTTAATCAGAGTCTCGTACACGGGCTGCCGGTTGTTGATCTCGTAGTGGCTGTAAGCGGATCGCGTTATGCCGATGGATTGTGCAACTATTTCTTGCGATAAGCTTCGCTCTCGGCGCAGCTCCTTCAGGCGATCTCCCATCGTCAAGGTCATTCGCTCCTCACATTGGTAATCAATCAAGCAATAAGTTACACTCACTAATAGTAATTTATGATACGAATCGTATCATTGTCAAGCTTTATATGAGAAAGTTACTAATATAATAGAAAAAATTAGGAAAGGAGATAGGAAAGCATGGTTTTGACCTTTGAATGCGAATGCGGCAATAAAACAGGGCTGTTTGCAACCGGAGACCGCGACGAAACAGGGAGAGAATTTATCGAGCTTGAAGACGATGACCGCATGACTTATATCGTTGGGGAAGACGGAGTGCTATTTAAATGTAAGTTTTGCGGATACACCTATCGCATGGACAAGTTGTAATAGCAAAAAATAATAAAAAAGCATATTGAAATCCTGCCATGTTCGGAGTAGTATAGAGGATAAGTTGTACGTACAACTTATCCTCTATTTTTGTTTTGATTCAATCCCATGTACGTACAAATTCATTCCAGCTAGGAGGAATTATGGTGTTATCCATTAAACCTTATCAATTTTGGTTTGTAACAGGCAGTCAGCATTTGTACGGTCCGGAAACTCTGGAAGAGGTTGCCGTGCATTCGCAAAGCATTACTGCAGGATTAAACGAATCTTCTAACCTTCCATTTGAGATTGTATACAAACCGGTAGTGACAACGCCGGAGGAAATTTACAAAGTTTGTATCGAAGCGAAAGCGGATCCAAATTGTGCGGGCGTTGTTGCTTGGATGCATACCTTCTCGCCGGCGAAAATGTGGATCAGAGGGCTTTCCGAGCTCCGCAAGCCGCTCCTTCATCTGCATACGCAATATAACCGCGATATTCCTTGGAATTCCATCGACATGGACTTTATGAACACGAACCAGTCGGCCCACGGCGACCGCGAGTTCGGCCATATTTTTGCCCGTCTTGGCCTTGACCGCAAAGTGGTTACCGGACATTGGCAGGATGGCGAGGTTCAATCCCGTATCGGCGCTTGGATGAACTCCGCGGCAGCATCCATGGAGAGCAAGAACCTGAAGATCGCAAGATTCGGCGATAACATGCGCCAAGTAGCCGTTACCGAAGGCGATAAAGTCGAAGCGCAAATCCAGCTTGGCTGGCAAATTGACGGCTACGGAATCGGTGACCTGGTTGCCAGCATGAACGAGATCAGCGATGCAGAGGTGCAAGAGCTGCTGAACGAGTACAGCGAGCGTTATGAGATTGCAAGCAGCGTCCGCGACAATGCCGCATCTTGGGCAGCTATTGAAGAGCAGGCAAAAATCGAGCTTGGCATGAAGCGTTTCCTGCAAGCAGGCGGTTATACGGCATTCACGACAACGTTCGAAGATCTGCACGGCATGAAGCAGCTTCCGGGACTAGCTGTTCAACGCCTGATGGAGCAAGGTTACGGCTTCGGCGGTGAAGGCGATTGGAAGACTGCAGCGCTTACCCGCATTATGAAGCTGATGGCCGGTAACATAGGCACTTCCTTCATGGAGGACTATACTTATCATCTGGAAAACGGCAACGAAATGATTCTTGGCGCTCACATGCTTGAGGTTTGTCCTACCATTGCGGAGAGCAAGCCTCGCAT
This region of Paenibacillus sp. JDR-2 genomic DNA includes:
- a CDS encoding helix-turn-helix transcriptional regulator, whose protein sequence is MTLTMGDRLKELRRERSLSQEIVAQSIGITRSAYSHYEINNRQPVYETLIKLASFFEVTTDFIIDGDTRSTEPQVAADAAEIIRLLNNMDVDKRKESIDKMLDAIRES
- a CDS encoding phosphatase PAP2 family protein; amino-acid sequence: MTVSLIIFIAAAMLASRHKTSELDDSVADWFASIHSSILTDLFKAMTALGSTVGIIAITLLLAVWFAWKQGWKSAVLLLAGVAGAYVVNTLAKSGFDRARPAMAWGIEADGSSFPSGNAMLAIVMYSLAAAWVIADSGITRTVKWITAMIAILLIILMGASRLYFSVHYATDIIGGYAAGFVIVCLVMALARGKRLSSR
- the araA gene encoding L-arabinose isomerase, which gives rise to MLSIKPYQFWFVTGSQHLYGPETLEEVAVHSQSITAGLNESSNLPFEIVYKPVVTTPEEIYKVCIEAKADPNCAGVVAWMHTFSPAKMWIRGLSELRKPLLHLHTQYNRDIPWNSIDMDFMNTNQSAHGDREFGHIFARLGLDRKVVTGHWQDGEVQSRIGAWMNSAAASMESKNLKIARFGDNMRQVAVTEGDKVEAQIQLGWQIDGYGIGDLVASMNEISDAEVQELLNEYSERYEIASSVRDNAASWAAIEEQAKIELGMKRFLQAGGYTAFTTTFEDLHGMKQLPGLAVQRLMEQGYGFGGEGDWKTAALTRIMKLMAGNIGTSFMEDYTYHLENGNEMILGAHMLEVCPTIAESKPRIEVHPLGIGGKADPARIIFDGKAGEAVNASLVDLGNRFRLIINEVDAVKVEKDMPNLPVARVLWKPRPSLRDSAEAWIYAGGAHHTVLSYVVTTDQLVDWADMLGIEVVVIDNNTTIRQFRQELRWNEQSYGRR